In a genomic window of Dehalococcoidia bacterium:
- a CDS encoding PfkB family carbohydrate kinase, whose amino-acid sequence MIIADPKVHVVGSIAYDDITTPVGTRNNLLAGSAVYFSVSGSIFSNISMIGTVGSDFRDEDLKLLSSKNIDTSKIEKIDNGHTFRWKGNYIKNIEDPETIFTSLGVFEDFSPNIDSELSNSDFVFLANISPEIQFSISEKLISKSRIVGLDSMNHWILEQKSRLLDVMKNIDIFFLNKGEALKLANKKDIKESAKYIIENGPKLCIIKDGKNGSYLYSINGEEFYCPTYNVDRVIDPTGAGDTFAGGFFGYISKIINPTIDDFKNAMLYGTSIASFTIEGFGLEKLINLSLEEVDSRVKNIKSKIDLRKK is encoded by the coding sequence ATGATTATTGCCGATCCAAAAGTTCATGTTGTTGGATCAATAGCTTACGATGATATAACCACTCCAGTAGGTACTAGAAATAATTTATTGGCTGGATCTGCTGTTTATTTTTCTGTGTCAGGATCTATCTTTTCAAATATATCAATGATTGGAACAGTAGGATCAGACTTTAGGGATGAAGACCTTAAATTACTCAGTTCCAAGAATATTGATACTTCAAAAATAGAAAAAATCGATAACGGTCATACATTTAGATGGAAGGGAAATTATATAAAAAATATTGAAGATCCCGAAACTATTTTTACAAGTTTAGGAGTTTTTGAAGATTTTTCTCCTAATATTGACTCGGAGCTATCTAATTCGGATTTTGTTTTTCTAGCTAATATTTCTCCAGAAATACAGTTTTCCATTTCAGAGAAGTTGATATCAAAATCAAGAATAGTTGGATTAGATTCAATGAATCACTGGATACTTGAGCAAAAAAGTAGATTATTAGATGTTATGAAGAATATAGATATCTTTTTCTTGAATAAAGGAGAAGCATTAAAGCTTGCAAATAAAAAAGATATCAAAGAATCAGCAAAATATATAATTGAGAATGGGCCAAAATTATGTATCATTAAAGACGGTAAGAATGGATCATATTTGTACTCAATTAATGGAGAAGAATTTTATTGTCCAACATACAATGTTGATAGAGTTATCGATCCTACAGGAGCCGGAGATACATTTGCAGGTGGATTTTTTGGGTATATTTCAAAAATAATAAATCCTACGATTGATGATTTCAAAAATGCAATGCTTTATGGAACTTCAATTGCATCGTTCACCATAGAAGGTTTTGGTTTGGAAAAACTAATAAATTTAAGTTTAGAAGAAGTTGATTCTAGAGTAAAAAATATTAAATCAAAAATAGATTTGAGGAAAAAATGA
- the metK gene encoding methionine adenosyltransferase, protein MKNNNYLFTSESVSEGHPDKICDQISDAILDACFKQDKFSRVACETAVGGQHGEGFAMVFGEITTNASIDYINIIKDTIKNIGYTKEEYGYTPENIKILNYIGKQSQDIKAGVDNSLETRESDDESSQEGAGDQGMMFGYACDETEEKMPLAITLAHELLKKLRDSRRSGEIDYLRPDSKSQVTLEYNDKHDVCRVDTVLISTQHDDGVSNEQMEKDLYEKIISEIIPSDLLDNDTKIIVNPSGRFVIGGPVGDAGLTGRKIIVDTYGGAAKHGGGAFSGKDPTKVDRSAAYAARHIAKNILETNIASKAEVQLSYAIGKAEPVSIMVNTFGTGKVRDSVIESAVKKVFDLRPSSIISRLELRNPIYQQTATYGHFGRNDLNLPWERTELAKDLEKAF, encoded by the coding sequence ATGAAAAATAATAATTATCTTTTTACATCCGAATCCGTATCTGAAGGTCATCCAGACAAAATATGTGATCAAATATCAGATGCAATATTAGATGCATGTTTTAAGCAGGATAAATTTAGCAGAGTTGCATGTGAAACTGCGGTTGGAGGACAGCACGGAGAAGGTTTCGCAATGGTTTTTGGAGAAATAACTACGAATGCTTCAATAGATTATATAAATATTATTAAAGACACTATTAAAAATATAGGTTATACAAAAGAAGAGTATGGTTACACTCCTGAAAATATAAAAATTCTTAATTACATAGGTAAACAGTCCCAGGATATTAAAGCAGGTGTAGACAATTCACTAGAAACCAGAGAATCAGATGATGAATCTAGTCAAGAAGGAGCTGGAGATCAAGGCATGATGTTTGGATATGCTTGTGATGAAACTGAAGAAAAGATGCCTTTGGCTATAACCCTTGCACACGAATTACTTAAAAAACTAAGAGATTCTAGAAGATCTGGAGAAATAGATTACCTAAGACCTGATTCAAAGAGTCAAGTAACTTTGGAATATAACGATAAGCATGATGTCTGTCGAGTAGATACAGTTTTGATTTCAACTCAGCATGATGATGGGGTTTCAAATGAACAAATGGAAAAAGATTTATACGAAAAGATAATTTCAGAAATAATTCCTTCTGATTTATTAGATAATGACACTAAAATAATAGTAAATCCATCTGGTAGATTTGTGATTGGTGGACCGGTTGGAGACGCTGGACTTACAGGAAGAAAAATAATTGTAGATACTTATGGAGGAGCAGCTAAGCACGGTGGAGGTGCTTTTTCTGGAAAAGACCCAACAAAAGTAGATAGATCTGCAGCTTATGCAGCAAGGCACATAGCAAAAAATATATTAGAAACAAACATAGCTTCGAAAGCAGAAGTTCAACTATCTTATGCAATTGGTAAGGCAGAACCTGTATCAATTATGGTTAATACATTTGGAACAGGTAAAGTAAGAGATAGTGTTATTGAAAGTGCTGTAAAAAAAGTATTTGATCTAAGGCCTTCTTCCATAATTTCAAGATTAGAATTAAGAAATCCAATTTACCAGCAAACTGCCACTTACGGACACTTTGGTAGAAATGACCTTAATCTACCGTGGGAAAGAACTGAACTTGCGAAAGATCTAGAAAAGGCATTTTGA
- the pdxS gene encoding pyridoxal 5'-phosphate synthase lyase subunit PdxS yields the protein MLKGGVIMDVVTPDEAKVAEDAGAVAVMALERVPSDIRRDGGVARASDPEMISGIIDAVSIPVMAKARIGHFAEAQVLEALGVDYCDESEVLTPADNEFHINKWEYKMPFVCGATNLGEALRRIGEGASMIRTKGEAGTGDVVQAVTHARQILSDIKKIQRLDDEELMTEAKNLGAPYELVCEVKNSGKLPVVNFAAGGIATPADAALLMQIGVEGIFVGSGIFKSGNPSKMADAIVQATTHYEDADLIAEISKNLGGAMKGDEVSKIDPSERLEKRGW from the coding sequence ATGCTAAAGGGTGGAGTGATAATGGATGTAGTTACTCCAGATGAAGCTAAGGTTGCAGAAGACGCAGGAGCAGTTGCTGTAATGGCTCTTGAAAGAGTACCATCTGATATTCGAAGAGACGGAGGTGTTGCAAGAGCCTCAGATCCTGAGATGATATCAGGCATCATAGATGCTGTATCTATACCTGTTATGGCTAAAGCAAGAATAGGACATTTTGCAGAAGCACAGGTACTTGAAGCTCTTGGAGTTGATTATTGTGATGAGTCTGAGGTCCTAACCCCTGCAGATAATGAATTTCATATAAATAAATGGGAATATAAAATGCCATTTGTTTGTGGAGCAACTAATTTGGGAGAAGCACTAAGAAGAATTGGTGAGGGTGCTTCAATGATAAGAACTAAAGGAGAAGCAGGAACAGGAGATGTTGTCCAAGCTGTTACACATGCTAGGCAGATCTTATCTGATATAAAAAAAATACAAAGACTTGATGATGAAGAGCTAATGACAGAAGCAAAAAACTTAGGGGCTCCATACGAACTGGTTTGTGAAGTTAAGAATTCAGGTAAGCTGCCAGTTGTAAATTTTGCAGCTGGAGGTATAGCAACACCAGCTGATGCTGCACTTCTAATGCAGATAGGAGTAGAAGGAATTTTCGTAGGATCTGGAATTTTCAAAAGTGGCAATCCATCTAAAATGGCTGATGCAATAGTTCAGGCAACAACACACTATGAAGATGCAGACCTAATTGCAGAAATTTCTAAAAATTTAGGTGGTGCTATGAAAGGTGATGAAGTTTCAAAAATAGACCCTTCTGAAAGACTTGAAAAAAGAGGTTGGTAA
- a CDS encoding rhodanese-like domain-containing protein has protein sequence MVKNNPGEPYSRISSEEALEMQKNGDSTVIDVRNEDEYHLGHVKNALWIPVDEIVQRMEELPQEGNLLFICAVGARSGLAAEYASSLGIDSSRLFNIEDGTPTWINKGLPTSTGNEK, from the coding sequence ATGGTAAAAAACAATCCTGGAGAACCTTACTCTAGAATTTCATCAGAAGAAGCATTAGAAATGCAAAAAAATGGTGATTCAACAGTTATTGATGTAAGGAATGAAGATGAATATCATTTAGGCCATGTTAAGAATGCGCTTTGGATTCCAGTGGATGAAATAGTTCAAAGAATGGAAGAATTACCACAAGAAGGTAATTTGCTATTTATTTGTGCTGTGGGAGCAAGAAGTGGTTTAGCGGCAGAATATGCAAGCTCATTGGGAATAGATTCTTCAAGATTGTTTAACATTGAAGATGGTACGCCTACTTGGATAAATAAAGGTCTTCCAACTTCTACAGGGAATGAAAAATGA
- a CDS encoding MFS transporter, with amino-acid sequence MINTFDSLRNKHFRYLVFGMISMIGGMNIQMLARAQLGWDLTGSSLAVTLVGVGFAPPMLLFSLYGGVISDRFDNKNIIQVGQLGVIAICIFIAISIFTETITIYHLIIVSFFQGTFWAFMMPARQSIIAELVDDNQLNNAISLNAAGMSLTTMISPAIGGIVYHFLGPGMTYLLIVVFCLVACISTSMLPKGEKKSPKSSKALNEIKDVINLLYKNSILKFLLLFTLVTTLLSMPIRTLLAPYSSELLSGGALEVGIMLASIGAGALFGTLFSASLPQSTKKGKYIIFTSLISGSAIMILGFSSILIISILLCFFLGVGDAGRRSLNPSMIIEKTPSAFRGRVMGFYAMSFGFIPLGAIPMGIISDVYGVDFSFIISGVLLILLTLILSTKSVRSS; translated from the coding sequence TTGATAAATACTTTTGATTCACTTAGAAATAAACACTTTAGATACTTAGTATTTGGAATGATTTCTATGATAGGTGGTATGAATATTCAAATGCTTGCAAGAGCTCAACTTGGATGGGATTTGACAGGTTCTTCTTTAGCAGTCACGTTAGTTGGAGTAGGATTTGCCCCACCAATGTTACTTTTTTCATTGTATGGTGGAGTTATTTCAGATAGATTTGATAATAAAAATATTATCCAAGTTGGCCAGTTAGGTGTTATAGCAATATGTATATTTATTGCTATATCAATATTTACTGAAACTATTACCATATACCATTTAATAATCGTTTCATTTTTTCAGGGAACTTTTTGGGCATTCATGATGCCAGCAAGGCAATCAATAATCGCTGAATTAGTTGATGATAATCAACTAAATAATGCAATATCTCTCAATGCTGCAGGGATGTCACTAACAACAATGATTTCTCCAGCTATAGGAGGAATAGTTTATCATTTCCTTGGACCCGGAATGACTTATTTGCTAATAGTGGTTTTTTGTCTAGTTGCTTGTATTTCAACTTCAATGCTTCCAAAAGGAGAAAAAAAGTCTCCAAAAAGCTCAAAAGCTTTGAACGAAATTAAAGATGTTATCAATTTGCTTTACAAAAACTCTATCTTAAAATTTTTACTTTTATTTACTTTAGTAACTACATTACTATCTATGCCTATTAGAACTCTGTTAGCTCCTTATTCCTCAGAATTACTTTCTGGAGGTGCATTAGAAGTGGGGATAATGTTGGCTTCTATTGGCGCAGGTGCTTTATTTGGAACTCTTTTTTCAGCCTCATTGCCCCAATCTACTAAAAAGGGCAAATATATTATTTTCACATCATTGATTTCAGGTTCAGCAATAATGATTTTAGGATTTTCTAGTATTTTAATAATATCAATATTATTATGTTTCTTTTTAGGAGTCGGAGATGCAGGAAGAAGATCTCTAAATCCATCTATGATTATAGAAAAAACTCCATCAGCTTTCAGAGGGAGAGTTATGGGTTTTTATGCAATGAGTTTTGGTTTTATCCCACTAGGAGCTATTCCAATGGGGATAATTTCTGATGTTTATGGAGTCGATTTTTCTTTTATTATATCAGGGGTATTATTAATATTATTAACTCTAATTCTTAGCACTAAAAGTGTTAGGTCAAGTTGA
- the tmk gene encoding dTMP kinase, whose amino-acid sequence MISKKTSEKNLHLFTFPEDGKSSKNILDKGLLITFEGGEGSGKSTQCKRLINKLVSEGVNSILVHEPGNTPMGEQVRKWVKSKSIKNPIAETYLFCAARAELCKSVIEPALDKGITVIVDRFIHSTIAYQGYGKGVPIEIIEQLNKITINDLSPDLTILLDIDPDLSTKRINKNINIELSSINDKKRKSKRENFEGNKYENMSMNFHKKVREGYLQLANEKRSLWSIVGAHQSESRVADSIWKRVKRLIDNHKSFREI is encoded by the coding sequence ATGATTTCCAAAAAAACTTCTGAAAAAAACTTACATTTATTTACTTTCCCAGAAGATGGTAAATCTTCTAAAAATATACTTGATAAAGGCTTATTAATTACATTTGAAGGTGGAGAAGGATCAGGTAAGTCAACTCAATGTAAAAGACTAATCAATAAACTGGTTTCTGAGGGAGTGAATTCTATTTTAGTTCATGAGCCAGGGAATACTCCTATGGGAGAGCAGGTAAGAAAATGGGTTAAGTCTAAAAGTATTAAAAATCCAATTGCTGAGACTTATTTGTTTTGCGCAGCTAGAGCTGAATTATGTAAATCAGTTATAGAGCCTGCTTTAGATAAAGGTATCACAGTAATAGTTGATAGATTTATTCATTCAACAATTGCATATCAAGGATATGGCAAAGGGGTACCAATAGAAATTATTGAACAACTAAATAAAATAACTATTAATGACTTATCTCCAGATTTGACAATTCTACTGGATATTGACCCGGATCTATCGACAAAAAGAATTAATAAGAATATTAATATTGAATTATCTTCTATAAATGATAAGAAAAGAAAATCAAAGAGAGAAAATTTTGAAGGTAACAAGTATGAAAATATGAGTATGAATTTTCACAAAAAAGTAAGGGAGGGTTATCTCCAACTAGCAAATGAAAAAAGATCCCTATGGAGCATTGTTGGTGCTCATCAATCAGAGTCTAGGGTTGCTGATTCAATATGGAAAAGAGTAAAGAGATTGATAGATAATCATAAATCTTTCAGAGAAATTTGA
- a CDS encoding DMT family transporter: protein MEFLFQFAALFSAITWASSGAILKTIKFNKYFSFPFFEACISFLMMIIVILIWGEWDAIINENFDSYLFFSIAAFISCIGTVSYVIGIQKTSIGVVFTIASSSNVLVALLFDVILNSVRHSNLVLLGAFLVLSGILLMNIKSFTSHEKQRIIGVLGGIVAGSMWGIAVFFNDRALIEGSVLNGTLIRAIISIITLSLASYIFRQKIERIIEKIQFIKIFSAGSLITLSSLFWFISLDYTSGSITAIFGSTSPIFAIIFGYFFLKEKIYKLEYLSITLALIGIVIIIMHQN from the coding sequence ATGGAATTTTTATTTCAATTTGCAGCGTTATTTAGCGCAATAACTTGGGCAAGCTCAGGAGCTATTCTAAAAACTATTAAGTTTAATAAGTATTTTAGTTTCCCATTTTTTGAAGCATGCATATCTTTTCTGATGATGATTATCGTCATTCTTATATGGGGAGAATGGGATGCAATTATAAATGAAAATTTTGATTCTTATTTATTTTTCTCAATTGCAGCATTTATTAGTTGTATTGGAACAGTTTCATATGTAATTGGAATACAAAAAACATCTATAGGTGTAGTATTTACAATAGCCTCAAGTAGTAATGTTCTAGTTGCACTTTTATTTGATGTTATCTTAAACTCTGTAAGACATTCTAATTTAGTCTTATTAGGTGCATTTTTAGTTTTATCTGGTATTTTATTGATGAATATTAAGAGCTTTACTTCTCATGAAAAACAAAGAATAATTGGGGTTTTAGGCGGAATTGTAGCTGGTTCAATGTGGGGCATTGCAGTATTTTTTAACGATAGAGCCCTTATTGAAGGCTCTGTGCTTAATGGGACTCTGATTAGAGCTATAATTTCAATCATTACATTAAGTCTTGCTAGTTACATATTTAGACAAAAAATAGAAAGAATAATTGAAAAAATACAATTTATAAAAATATTTTCAGCAGGTTCTCTTATAACTTTATCTAGTTTGTTTTGGTTTATATCCCTTGATTACACATCAGGTTCAATAACCGCAATTTTTGGGAGTACATCTCCAATATTCGCAATAATTTTTGGATATTTCTTTCTTAAGGAAAAAATTTATAAATTAGAATATTTGAGTATAACTTTAGCTTTAATAGGTATCGTTATAATTATCATGCATCAAAACTAG
- the ahcY gene encoding adenosylhomocysteinase — MKYDVKDLGLADEGKRKAEWASKEMPVLDQIKKRFEKEKPLEGSKISGCLHVTSETANLALTLKAGGADFSLCASNPLSTQDDIAAYLVSEGIPVYAINGEDNETYYKHINSVVENKPNITIDDGADLVAFLHQEKPELMSEIIGGMEETTTGVIRLKALANENKLKYPIIAANDSQTKHMFDNRYGTGQSTLDGIIRATNILLSGKTFVIIGYGWCGRGLASRAKGMGARTIVCEIDPVKALEAVMDGHQVMKMDEAVEEGDFFVTLTGGLHAIGKSHLEKMKDGAIVANSGHFNVEIDLESLEEMSETKSKVRPFVEEYVLENGKKICVLGEGRLINLAAAEGHPPSVMDMSFANQALGCEFLKKNNLDIGVHVLAENIDKEIAALKLKAMQMNFDKLTPAQEKYFNSWDIGT, encoded by the coding sequence ATGAAGTATGATGTGAAGGATTTAGGTTTAGCTGATGAAGGTAAAAGAAAAGCTGAGTGGGCCTCTAAAGAGATGCCAGTCTTAGACCAAATCAAAAAGAGATTTGAAAAAGAAAAACCTCTAGAAGGTTCAAAAATCTCAGGTTGTTTACATGTTACTTCAGAAACTGCTAATCTAGCCCTTACATTAAAAGCAGGTGGAGCTGATTTTTCATTGTGTGCATCTAATCCTTTATCAACTCAAGATGATATTGCAGCTTATCTTGTTTCTGAAGGTATACCAGTTTATGCAATTAACGGAGAAGATAATGAAACTTACTATAAGCACATTAACTCTGTTGTTGAGAATAAACCAAATATAACTATTGATGATGGTGCTGACTTAGTCGCATTTTTACACCAAGAAAAGCCTGAATTAATGTCAGAAATTATAGGTGGAATGGAAGAAACAACAACTGGGGTTATTAGACTTAAAGCCTTAGCAAATGAAAATAAACTAAAATACCCAATAATTGCTGCAAATGATTCTCAAACTAAACATATGTTTGATAACAGATATGGTACTGGACAAAGTACTCTAGATGGAATAATCAGAGCAACAAATATACTTCTATCTGGTAAAACATTTGTAATAATTGGATATGGTTGGTGCGGCAGAGGGCTAGCTTCAAGAGCAAAGGGAATGGGAGCTAGGACAATAGTTTGTGAGATAGATCCAGTTAAAGCATTAGAAGCTGTAATGGATGGGCACCAAGTTATGAAGATGGATGAAGCTGTTGAAGAAGGAGATTTTTTTGTAACTCTTACAGGAGGACTTCATGCAATAGGAAAGAGTCATCTTGAAAAAATGAAAGATGGAGCAATAGTAGCTAATTCAGGGCACTTCAATGTCGAGATAGACCTAGAGTCTCTTGAGGAAATGTCTGAAACTAAAAGTAAAGTTAGGCCTTTCGTTGAGGAATATGTTTTAGAAAATGGAAAAAAAATATGTGTTCTTGGAGAGGGTAGATTGATTAATTTAGCTGCTGCTGAGGGGCACCCTCCTTCAGTAATGGATATGAGTTTTGCTAATCAAGCATTGGGTTGCGAGTTTCTAAAAAAGAACAATTTAGATATAGGAGTTCATGTTCTTGCTGAAAATATTGATAAAGAAATTGCAGCACTAAAACTAAAGGCTATGCAAATGAATTTTGACAAACTTACTCCAGCTCAAGAAAAATACTTTAACTCTTGGGATATAGGAACATAA
- a CDS encoding NUDIX hydrolase, which yields MELNINIENNKYLDPKVVGIGILVIDNKILLVKRGIEPGYGKWSMPSGFINRFEKVEDAIERELFEECGIVVKANWISGVYSEKDSPIILLVWDLSLISGEPKPLDETIEVGFFDLDKLPELAFDHDDKIISDWQNQISLKDL from the coding sequence ATGGAACTTAATATTAATATAGAAAACAATAAATATTTAGACCCTAAAGTAGTTGGGATAGGAATTTTAGTTATTGATAATAAAATTCTCCTAGTTAAAAGAGGTATAGAGCCAGGTTATGGTAAATGGAGTATGCCTTCTGGTTTTATAAATAGATTTGAAAAAGTCGAAGATGCAATTGAGAGAGAGCTTTTTGAAGAGTGCGGTATAGTTGTAAAAGCAAATTGGATTTCAGGCGTGTATTCTGAAAAAGATTCTCCTATTATTCTCTTAGTTTGGGATTTATCTTTGATTTCTGGTGAACCTAAACCATTAGATGAAACAATTGAAGTTGGTTTTTTTGATTTAGATAAATTACCTGAATTAGCATTTGATCATGACGATAAGATAATATCTGACTGGCAAAATCAAATTTCTCTGAAAGATTTATGA
- a CDS encoding AAA family ATPase translates to MKDIYNSEILDDLDLFLKILPSKIINHIDIHSHELIEIVMDIGRPPVIIYSSHQKILQDQTTTFLDISFVLEKIGHVGDDNRAGIEKTLHRISLIRNRFGKTVGITCRVGRAVFGSIKVIEDFIGTNKSILIMGKPGIGKTTMLREITRLLADKQQKRVVVVDTSNEIAGDGDIPHPAIGSARRMQVSNTELQHNVMIEAVENHMPEVVVIDEISTEKEANACRTIAERGVQLIATAHGNTLDNLIINPTISDLVGGTKSVTLGDIEARRRKSQKTVLERQHEPTFDIVVEIIGRNEVAVHFDVALAVDKKLRGIASPSELRKLTGDDVIKSLDLEENETLNMTPFNFSKLKNSNLSIHDITPKKNKKSNTKRINIYPFGIQKTKLRNSSKTIYNNISLVSNPEKAEIILTTKSNYSRDPKPKILETAEKLGIPVHILRKGSSDQIIRFLEKIKGKSKLENSEIDLDIDDSDALNEVKIAVKKILNGENEIELSPRDADIRRRQHFFANNLGVGTKSIGKELNRRLVLKKRD, encoded by the coding sequence ATGAAAGACATTTACAACTCAGAAATACTAGACGATTTAGACTTATTTCTTAAGATTTTACCGTCAAAGATCATTAATCATATTGATATTCATAGTCATGAATTAATTGAGATAGTTATGGATATAGGCAGACCCCCTGTTATTATTTATTCATCTCACCAAAAAATTCTTCAAGATCAAACCACTACCTTTTTAGATATTAGCTTTGTATTAGAAAAAATTGGTCATGTAGGTGATGATAATAGAGCTGGAATAGAAAAGACATTGCATCGAATATCTCTTATCAGAAATCGATTTGGAAAAACTGTTGGTATAACTTGTAGGGTAGGAAGAGCAGTTTTCGGCAGCATTAAGGTGATTGAAGATTTTATTGGCACCAACAAAAGTATATTAATAATGGGCAAACCCGGAATTGGTAAAACAACTATGCTCAGAGAAATCACTAGACTGCTCGCAGATAAACAACAAAAGAGGGTTGTTGTTGTAGATACTTCAAATGAAATTGCTGGAGATGGAGATATTCCTCATCCAGCCATAGGTTCTGCAAGAAGAATGCAAGTAAGTAATACCGAGCTACAGCACAATGTAATGATAGAAGCTGTAGAAAATCACATGCCTGAAGTTGTGGTGATTGATGAAATTAGTACTGAAAAAGAAGCTAATGCTTGTAGAACTATAGCAGAAAGAGGAGTTCAGCTTATTGCTACGGCTCATGGTAATACCTTAGACAACCTTATTATAAACCCAACTATTAGTGATCTCGTGGGTGGTACTAAATCAGTTACATTAGGGGATATTGAAGCTAGAAGAAGAAAAAGTCAAAAGACTGTCTTAGAAAGACAACACGAACCTACTTTTGACATAGTGGTAGAAATAATAGGAAGAAATGAGGTAGCGGTTCATTTTGATGTAGCATTAGCTGTAGATAAAAAATTACGAGGTATAGCTTCTCCTTCAGAGTTAAGAAAATTAACTGGAGACGATGTCATAAAATCTCTAGATTTAGAAGAAAATGAAACATTAAATATGACTCCTTTTAATTTTAGTAAATTAAAAAACTCTAATTTATCCATTCACGATATTACACCAAAAAAAAATAAAAAATCTAATACCAAAAGAATTAATATTTATCCTTTTGGCATACAAAAAACTAAACTTAGAAACTCTTCAAAAACTATTTATAATAATATTAGCTTAGTTAGTAATCCTGAAAAAGCTGAAATAATTCTTACCACCAAATCAAATTATTCCAGAGATCCTAAGCCTAAGATTTTGGAAACTGCAGAAAAACTAGGAATTCCTGTCCATATTCTAAGAAAAGGTTCTAGTGATCAAATAATTAGATTTTTGGAGAAAATTAAGGGAAAAAGTAAATTAGAAAACTCTGAAATAGATCTTGACATAGACGATTCTGATGCATTAAATGAAGTAAAGATTGCTGTAAAAAAGATATTAAATGGAGAAAATGAAATTGAATTATCTCCAAGAGATGCTGATATAAGAAGAAGGCAGCATTTCTTTGCAAATAATCTAGGTGTAGGAACTAAGTCAATAGGCAAAGAATTAAATAGAAGATTAGTTTTAAAAAAAAGAGATTAA
- the pdxT gene encoding pyridoxal 5'-phosphate synthase glutaminase subunit PdxT: protein MVSKVRIGVLALQGDFAEHIAMLEQLSSHVIKVKKKSDLDEIDGLIIPGGESTTIKKLIDRYNFEELIKNKVNSGMALWGTCAGLICIADKLTESEPKPMGLLKAEVSRNWFGRQIDSFETDVSFKGIIGKIKAVFIRAPIVNKVNKEVEILSRLNNNEIIAIKQNKILGTSFHPEISGSTKVHQYFINLSKT from the coding sequence TTGGTAAGTAAAGTTAGAATAGGAGTTTTGGCTCTTCAAGGGGATTTTGCAGAGCATATTGCAATGCTTGAGCAACTATCATCTCATGTAATTAAGGTTAAAAAAAAATCTGACTTGGATGAAATTGATGGATTAATAATCCCCGGCGGAGAGTCTACAACTATTAAAAAATTAATTGATCGTTATAACTTTGAGGAATTGATTAAGAATAAGGTCAATAGTGGTATGGCGCTGTGGGGAACTTGTGCAGGATTAATTTGTATAGCCGATAAGTTGACAGAAAGTGAGCCTAAACCAATGGGGCTATTAAAAGCAGAGGTATCTAGGAATTGGTTTGGCAGACAAATTGATTCTTTTGAAACTGACGTATCATTCAAGGGAATAATAGGAAAAATTAAAGCTGTTTTTATTAGAGCCCCAATTGTAAACAAAGTTAATAAAGAAGTTGAGATTCTTTCTAGATTGAACAATAATGAGATAATTGCAATTAAACAAAATAAAATATTAGGCACCTCATTTCATCCTGAAATATCAGGATCTACTAAAGTTCATCAATATTTTATAAATTTATCAAAAACATAA